A section of the Subtercola frigoramans genome encodes:
- a CDS encoding AzlC family ABC transporter permease, translating to MYSSPDSRSAARAGLAVGVATAAYGISFGALSTAAGLDVWQTCFLSLVMFTGGSQFALIGVLASGGLAAAPSAIAGAALLGSRNVIYALRMSPVVGSGWFRRTLAAHLTIDESVAVAVAQPTLVAQRAGFWVTGLVVFVGWNITTLLGALIGNLIGDVSAYGLDAAAAAAFLGLLWPRLKARQAQAVAVGAAVAATLLTPVLAPGLPVIVAALVAVLFGLTNWLGPRQGPQTAEIAPIEGMPS from the coding sequence GTGTACTCGAGCCCTGATTCCCGTTCGGCTGCGCGCGCGGGACTGGCCGTCGGCGTGGCAACGGCGGCGTATGGCATCTCGTTCGGAGCGCTCTCGACGGCTGCCGGGCTCGACGTCTGGCAGACCTGCTTTCTGAGCCTTGTCATGTTCACGGGGGGCTCGCAGTTCGCCCTGATCGGCGTGCTGGCCTCCGGCGGCCTCGCCGCGGCCCCCTCGGCCATCGCGGGAGCAGCTCTGCTCGGCTCCCGGAACGTGATCTATGCGCTCCGCATGTCCCCCGTGGTCGGCTCCGGCTGGTTCAGGCGAACTCTCGCCGCTCACCTCACCATTGACGAGTCCGTCGCTGTGGCGGTCGCCCAGCCCACCCTGGTGGCCCAGCGCGCCGGGTTCTGGGTCACCGGTCTCGTTGTCTTCGTCGGCTGGAACATCACCACCCTGCTCGGCGCCCTCATTGGCAACCTGATCGGCGACGTGAGCGCCTACGGGCTCGATGCGGCCGCGGCAGCAGCCTTCCTCGGGCTTCTGTGGCCCCGGCTGAAGGCGCGGCAGGCCCAGGCCGTCGCGGTGGGCGCCGCAGTCGCTGCGACCCTCCTGACGCCCGTTCTCGCGCCGGGACTGCCCGTGATCGTCGCAGCCCTGGTCGCCGTGCTCTTCGGTCTGACCAACTGGCTTGGCCCCAGGCAGGGCCCGCAGACGGCCGAGATCGCCCCGATCGAGGGAATGCCCTCATGA
- a CDS encoding AzlD domain-containing protein: MTMWQVVILAAIACFALKLVGYLIPPALVSRPTPARVANLLTVALLAALISVQTLAHGQQVILDARVPAVLVAASLYALKVPFIVVVLSAAVVAAGVRALS; encoded by the coding sequence ATGACGATGTGGCAGGTGGTGATCCTCGCCGCCATAGCCTGCTTCGCCCTCAAGCTTGTGGGCTATCTCATCCCCCCGGCGCTGGTCTCACGGCCGACACCGGCACGGGTGGCGAACCTGCTGACGGTCGCCCTGCTCGCCGCACTCATCTCTGTGCAGACGCTGGCGCATGGCCAGCAGGTGATTCTGGATGCCCGGGTACCCGCCGTGCTCGTGGCAGCCAGCCTCTACGCGCTGAAGGTCCCGTTCATCGTCGTCGTGTTGAGCGCTGCCGTGGTGGCCGCAGGCGTGCGCGCCCTCTCATAG
- the def gene encoding peptide deformylase gives MTVLPIRISGDPVLHSPAVAVTEFDDELRTLVSDMIDTMHAAPGVGLAAPQVGVSLRLFVYEYTDSDGLVHSGTAINPVLLVSPPPVADTDDDADEEGCLSFPGERFPLLRSSDALLTAVDIDGKPFEVRASGWLARIFQHEYDHLDGYLYVDRLEYPYSKAATKIARKRSWSGPGSSWMPGVDTFEGGA, from the coding sequence ATGACTGTTCTTCCAATCCGGATCTCGGGCGACCCTGTCCTGCACTCCCCGGCGGTCGCCGTCACCGAATTCGACGATGAGCTGCGCACGCTCGTGTCCGACATGATCGACACGATGCACGCCGCACCGGGTGTCGGCCTTGCCGCGCCCCAGGTCGGCGTCTCACTGCGACTCTTCGTGTACGAGTACACCGACAGCGACGGCCTCGTGCACAGCGGCACGGCGATCAATCCCGTTCTGCTGGTGAGCCCGCCCCCCGTCGCCGACACAGACGACGACGCCGACGAAGAGGGCTGCCTGTCGTTCCCCGGCGAGCGGTTTCCGCTGCTTCGTTCTTCCGACGCGCTCCTGACCGCGGTCGACATCGATGGCAAACCCTTCGAGGTTCGAGCGAGCGGCTGGCTTGCACGCATCTTCCAGCACGAATACGACCATCTCGACGGGTACCTCTACGTCGACCGCCTCGAGTATCCGTACTCCAAGGCCGCGACGAAGATCGCCCGCAAGCGCAGTTGGTCGGGCCCCGGGTCGAGTTGGATGCCCGGGGTCGACACCTTCGAAGGCGGGGCCTGA
- a CDS encoding glycosyltransferase has protein sequence MPATSGNKSADPAGSVKPLKIVIGADTFSPNVNGSARFSERLATGLAARGHEVHVVAPAATRKHGTWTETYDGQDITVHRLRSYRWYPHDWLRWAEPWFINKNSDRILEQVDPDVVHFQSHIIVGRGLSIAARKRGGVRIIGTNHFMPENLLEFTLLPKSWQVKAVGMAWRAAKRTFGRADVVTTPTQSAADFLEKYTGLSGVLAISCGIDAENYTPDFTPRADNRILFVGRVTGEKQIDVLIKAIALLPLDLDVKLDIVGGGDLLKNLEHQSKALGIGDRVHFTGYVSEEELRAAYTKATIFGMPSIAELQSIATMEAMASGLPVVAADAMALPHLVKDGRNGFLFEPGNAQQLADKIEFLLRLPQEELDEFKRNSLAFIQAHDLQRTIVTFERLYRGASDVDPAAIDAIMAANALPNGALESDATDAAHS, from the coding sequence TTGCCAGCTACTTCCGGTAACAAATCTGCTGACCCGGCAGGCTCCGTGAAGCCCCTGAAGATCGTGATTGGTGCAGACACCTTCTCGCCGAACGTCAATGGCAGCGCACGATTCTCCGAGCGGCTCGCAACCGGCCTCGCCGCACGCGGCCACGAAGTGCACGTCGTCGCCCCCGCCGCGACACGCAAACACGGCACCTGGACAGAGACGTACGACGGCCAGGACATCACGGTGCACCGCCTGCGCAGCTACCGCTGGTACCCGCATGACTGGCTGCGCTGGGCAGAACCCTGGTTCATCAACAAGAACAGCGACCGCATCCTTGAGCAGGTCGACCCCGACGTCGTGCATTTCCAGTCCCACATCATCGTGGGCAGGGGCCTCTCGATTGCCGCGCGCAAACGCGGGGGAGTGCGCATCATCGGCACGAACCACTTCATGCCAGAGAACCTGCTCGAGTTCACGCTTCTCCCGAAGTCGTGGCAGGTCAAGGCCGTCGGCATGGCGTGGCGCGCAGCGAAGCGCACCTTCGGCAGGGCCGATGTCGTGACCACACCGACCCAGAGCGCCGCCGACTTCCTCGAGAAGTACACCGGGCTGAGCGGCGTGCTCGCGATCTCGTGCGGCATCGACGCCGAGAACTACACGCCCGACTTCACGCCCCGCGCCGACAACCGCATCCTCTTCGTCGGCCGGGTCACCGGTGAGAAGCAGATCGATGTGCTGATCAAGGCCATTGCTCTTCTGCCGCTCGATCTCGACGTCAAGCTCGACATCGTCGGCGGCGGCGACCTGCTGAAGAACCTCGAGCACCAGTCGAAGGCGCTCGGCATCGGCGACCGTGTGCACTTCACCGGCTACGTGAGTGAAGAAGAACTCCGAGCCGCCTACACGAAGGCGACGATCTTCGGCATGCCGTCGATCGCCGAGCTGCAGAGCATCGCCACGATGGAGGCCATGGCCTCTGGGCTGCCCGTCGTGGCTGCGGACGCCATGGCGCTACCCCACCTCGTCAAAGACGGCAGAAATGGCTTTCTCTTCGAACCCGGCAACGCCCAGCAACTCGCTGACAAGATCGAGTTCCTCCTCCGCCTGCCGCAAGAAGAGCTCGACGAGTTCAAGCGCAACTCGCTCGCTTTCATCCAGGCGCATGACCTGCAGCGCACCATTGTCACGTTCGAGCGCTTGTACCGCGGGGCATCCGACGTCGACCCGGCCGCGATCGACGCGATCATGGCTGCGAATGCGCTGCCCAACGGTGCACTCGAATCCGACGCCACGGATGCTGCACACTCCTGA
- a CDS encoding alpha/beta fold hydrolase, producing MTYFTHDVPVRGGVMRVGEWRPECPDAPTIVALHGMSGSHLAWQFLAEQLPEYRIVAPDLRGRGLSAQLPAPFGVASHLDDVAAISAALNVSRATIVGHSMGAFVAVAALREHPEVFVRGILADGGLPVTVPLDLADDELVEAVLGVAAARRVEFTFSSRDMYRKFWRLHPAFAGDWSEALSSYADYDLAEVVTTDGEVAFRPVANPAAVKADARELYGSHALRATLCGLRVPMTVLYASRGLLNETPGVYSGREIAGWQAELPSTVSFVEVAEANHYTLVLSQHGAEAIAQVLRTALVPS from the coding sequence ATGACGTACTTCACCCACGATGTTCCCGTGCGCGGCGGCGTGATGAGAGTCGGTGAGTGGCGGCCGGAATGCCCCGACGCTCCGACGATCGTCGCATTGCACGGCATGAGCGGCTCCCACCTCGCGTGGCAATTCCTTGCGGAACAGCTACCCGAATACCGCATCGTCGCGCCAGACCTCCGTGGCCGTGGGCTGAGTGCCCAGCTGCCGGCCCCGTTCGGTGTGGCCAGTCATCTTGACGATGTCGCGGCCATCAGTGCTGCTCTGAATGTGTCGCGTGCGACCATCGTCGGGCACTCCATGGGTGCCTTCGTCGCCGTCGCGGCCCTCAGGGAGCATCCAGAGGTCTTCGTGCGCGGGATTCTCGCCGACGGCGGCCTGCCTGTCACCGTGCCCCTCGACCTCGCCGACGATGAGCTCGTCGAAGCAGTTCTGGGAGTTGCCGCGGCCCGGCGGGTTGAGTTCACTTTCTCGAGCAGGGACATGTACCGCAAATTCTGGCGCCTGCATCCTGCCTTCGCGGGTGATTGGTCTGAGGCGCTGAGTTCCTACGCTGACTACGACCTGGCTGAGGTCGTCACCACTGACGGGGAGGTAGCCTTCCGGCCCGTTGCGAACCCCGCGGCGGTCAAGGCAGACGCGCGCGAACTGTACGGCAGCCACGCGCTCCGGGCCACGCTGTGCGGCCTCCGGGTGCCGATGACGGTGCTTTACGCCTCCCGCGGCTTGCTCAACGAGACTCCTGGGGTGTACAGCGGGCGGGAAATCGCGGGGTGGCAGGCAGAACTGCCCTCCACCGTTTCGTTCGTAGAGGTGGCCGAGGCGAACCACTACACACTCGTTCTGAGTCAGCACGGCGCCGAGGCTATCGCTCAGGTGCTGCGAACGGCGCTGGTACCCAGCTGA
- a CDS encoding PadR family transcriptional regulator has translation MSVRQTILAVLTLGPAYGLQLHDEVELRTCREGTLNVGQVYSTLGRLKTAGLVACDTVTAGGLPLYELTPEGRQEAHSWLGTAQPVSGSAWGDMMDHVLLAVSLPGQDPLPLIRAYEEAWRGISSQKRIQDVGSAAVPGRRLARAQAEAERLLAHSALAWLEQIRIDPSEFTIAMQSERPRRGRRPVRLLQQTEKIQSRGASDRGGAQLGTSAVRST, from the coding sequence GTGTCGGTTCGCCAGACCATCCTCGCCGTTCTCACCCTCGGCCCGGCCTACGGGCTCCAGCTTCATGACGAAGTGGAACTGCGAACCTGCCGCGAAGGGACTCTCAACGTCGGTCAGGTGTACTCCACCCTGGGGCGGTTGAAGACAGCCGGGTTGGTCGCGTGCGACACCGTGACGGCCGGTGGCCTCCCCTTGTACGAATTGACGCCAGAGGGCCGACAGGAGGCTCACTCGTGGCTCGGCACCGCCCAGCCGGTATCGGGGTCGGCCTGGGGCGACATGATGGACCACGTTCTGCTCGCGGTCTCGCTACCGGGTCAAGACCCTCTGCCCCTCATCCGAGCCTATGAAGAAGCCTGGCGGGGCATCTCCTCGCAGAAACGAATTCAGGATGTCGGGTCCGCCGCGGTCCCAGGCAGAAGGTTGGCGCGCGCGCAGGCTGAAGCCGAGAGGCTGCTGGCGCACTCTGCCCTGGCCTGGCTGGAACAGATTAGAATCGACCCGTCCGAATTCACTATCGCGATGCAGTCAGAGCGCCCTCGGCGCGGGCGACGCCCCGTGCGGCTACTCCAGCAAACCGAGAAGATCCAGAGCAGAGGTGCCAGCGACCGAGGCGGGGCTCAGCTGGGTACCAGCGCCGTTCGCAGCACCTGA
- a CDS encoding DUF3145 domain-containing protein: MVASVARGVIYVHSAPRALCPHVEWAAGRAIGRAVNFSWIEQPVLRGSQRAEFYWEGAAGTGAAIASALRGWEHLRYEVTEDPAAGRDGGRWMHTPDLGIFFAQTDSAGNTVIPEDRVRAAMESAGTNALELHRELRLALGQAWDDELEPFRYASDFAPVVWLHSVG; the protein is encoded by the coding sequence ATGGTGGCATCTGTCGCACGCGGAGTGATCTATGTTCACTCCGCTCCCCGCGCGCTCTGCCCTCACGTCGAGTGGGCCGCAGGTCGCGCCATTGGTCGTGCGGTGAACTTCAGCTGGATCGAACAACCGGTGCTACGCGGTTCGCAGCGAGCCGAGTTCTACTGGGAGGGCGCTGCAGGTACCGGGGCCGCCATCGCCTCTGCCCTGCGCGGGTGGGAGCATCTCCGGTATGAAGTGACGGAAGACCCCGCTGCAGGCCGCGACGGTGGTCGATGGATGCACACCCCAGACCTGGGCATCTTCTTCGCTCAGACGGACAGTGCTGGCAATACCGTCATCCCCGAAGATCGTGTTCGTGCGGCAATGGAATCCGCCGGCACGAATGCGCTTGAGCTGCATCGGGAGCTTCGACTGGCACTCGGCCAAGCCTGGGACGACGAACTCGAGCCGTTCCGCTACGCGAGTGACTTCGCGCCTGTCGTCTGGCTGCACTCCGTCGGCTAA
- a CDS encoding beta-ketoacyl-[acyl-carrier-protein] synthase family protein, whose product MSKRIVVTGIGATTPLGGTAEESWHALLNGVSGNRTLEQEWVEKWQVPITMAAQAVVPSADVLTRQETKRLDPNSQFALTAAREAWADAGAPEVDPERIGVDWATGIGGLWTLLDAWDTLRERGPRRVLPMTVPMLMPNGPAAAISMDLGARAFSRTDVSACASSTESIANAYDHLQAGLADIILAGGSEACIHPLPIASFAAMQALSKRNDDPATASRPYDVTRDGFVLGEGAAAIVLETYEHAIARGAKIYAELLGGSVTSDAYHITAPDPEGSAAARAMIAAITNAGFALSDVAHINAHATSTPVGDIAEYNALRRVFGEAVEGIPVSATKASTGHLLGGAGAIEALFVIKSLQERIAPPTINLTEQDPEIHLDVVTSPRPLGDGELLAISNSFGFGGHNAVAAFKTV is encoded by the coding sequence ATGAGCAAAAGAATCGTCGTCACCGGAATCGGTGCAACCACTCCGTTGGGCGGAACAGCTGAAGAGAGCTGGCACGCACTTCTGAACGGCGTTTCGGGCAACCGCACCCTCGAACAGGAATGGGTTGAGAAGTGGCAGGTGCCCATCACGATGGCTGCGCAGGCCGTTGTGCCCTCCGCTGACGTTCTCACCCGCCAGGAGACGAAGAGACTCGACCCCAACAGCCAGTTCGCACTGACGGCGGCCCGCGAAGCCTGGGCCGACGCGGGTGCACCCGAGGTCGACCCCGAACGCATCGGCGTCGACTGGGCGACCGGCATCGGCGGTCTCTGGACGCTCCTCGACGCGTGGGACACCCTGCGTGAGCGTGGGCCGCGCCGTGTTCTGCCGATGACTGTTCCCATGCTGATGCCGAACGGCCCCGCTGCCGCGATCAGCATGGATCTCGGCGCGCGCGCCTTCAGCCGCACCGACGTGTCGGCCTGTGCCTCGAGCACGGAGTCGATTGCCAACGCCTACGACCACCTCCAGGCGGGACTTGCCGACATCATTCTTGCGGGGGGCTCTGAGGCGTGCATCCACCCTCTGCCCATCGCCTCGTTCGCGGCGATGCAGGCGCTGTCGAAGCGCAATGACGACCCGGCGACGGCTTCGCGCCCGTACGACGTCACCCGCGACGGGTTCGTGCTCGGCGAGGGCGCCGCTGCAATCGTGCTCGAGACGTACGAGCACGCGATTGCCCGTGGGGCAAAGATCTACGCGGAACTGCTCGGCGGTTCGGTGACGAGCGACGCGTACCACATCACCGCCCCAGACCCTGAGGGTTCGGCCGCAGCGCGAGCCATGATCGCTGCGATCACGAACGCGGGCTTCGCACTCTCTGACGTTGCGCACATCAACGCGCACGCAACGTCGACACCCGTCGGTGACATCGCAGAGTACAACGCGCTCCGCCGTGTCTTCGGTGAGGCGGTCGAAGGAATTCCGGTTTCGGCGACGAAGGCGTCGACCGGTCATCTTCTCGGCGGTGCCGGCGCCATCGAAGCGCTGTTTGTCATCAAGTCGCTGCAGGAGCGAATCGCTCCCCCGACGATCAACCTCACCGAGCAGGATCCGGAGATCCACCTCGACGTGGTCACCTCGCCACGGCCGCTCGGAGACGGCGAACTGCTGGCCATCAGCAACTCGTTCGGTTTCGGAGGGCACAACGCTGTGGCGGCCTTCAAGACCGTCTAG
- a CDS encoding acyl carrier protein, whose product MALSTEEVLAGLAELINDETGIAADTVELDKSFTDDLDIDSISMMTIVVNAEEKFDVKIPDEEVKNLKTVGDAVHFITNAQA is encoded by the coding sequence ATGGCATTGTCCACCGAAGAAGTTCTTGCCGGCCTCGCCGAGCTCATCAACGACGAAACTGGTATCGCAGCCGACACGGTTGAGCTGGACAAGTCGTTCACCGATGACCTCGACATCGACTCCATCTCGATGATGACCATCGTCGTCAACGCTGAAGAGAAGTTCGACGTCAAGATCCCCGACGAAGAGGTCAAGAACCTCAAGACCGTCGGCGACGCCGTGCACTTCATCACCAACGCACAGGCGTAG
- a CDS encoding beta-ketoacyl-ACP synthase III has protein sequence MSRPTLQQSHGPEFTRIYAMGAARGDLVVPNEDLIGPIDSSDEWIRKRTGIIERRRASAEVTAVDLATAAAREAIEKAGIRPDQIGAVIVSTISNPVVTPSISTLVAERVGATPAAAYDIEAACAGYTYGIAQADSLIRAGLAEYVLVIGAEKLSDFVDPADRSISFLLGDGAGAAVVGPSDFAGISKTIWGSDGSKWDAVGMTGSYVGFRRGDNEWPTMRQEGQTVFRWAVWEMAKVAKRALDEAGITADDLTAFIPHQANMRIIDEFAKVLKLPESVLIGRDIETTGNTSAASIPLATHRLLQEHPEASGGLALQIGFGAGLVFGSQVVVLP, from the coding sequence GGGTGCGGCACGAGGAGACCTCGTGGTGCCCAACGAGGACCTCATCGGCCCGATCGACTCCTCTGACGAATGGATCAGAAAGCGCACGGGCATCATCGAGCGCCGCCGGGCCAGTGCCGAGGTCACGGCTGTCGACCTGGCCACGGCCGCTGCCCGGGAGGCGATCGAGAAGGCAGGAATACGGCCCGACCAGATCGGTGCTGTCATCGTCTCGACGATCAGCAATCCTGTCGTGACCCCGTCGATCTCCACGCTCGTCGCAGAACGGGTCGGTGCAACTCCCGCTGCCGCCTACGACATCGAGGCCGCCTGTGCTGGCTACACCTATGGAATTGCGCAAGCCGATTCGCTCATCCGTGCCGGCCTCGCCGAGTACGTGCTCGTCATCGGTGCCGAGAAACTGTCTGACTTCGTCGACCCGGCTGACCGCTCCATCTCATTCCTGCTCGGTGACGGCGCGGGTGCGGCAGTAGTCGGGCCGAGTGATTTCGCCGGTATCTCCAAGACCATCTGGGGCTCCGACGGCTCGAAGTGGGATGCGGTCGGAATGACCGGGAGCTATGTCGGCTTTCGCCGTGGTGACAACGAGTGGCCCACCATGCGCCAGGAGGGCCAGACGGTCTTCCGCTGGGCCGTGTGGGAGATGGCCAAGGTGGCCAAGCGCGCGCTGGACGAAGCCGGAATCACGGCTGACGACCTCACCGCGTTCATTCCCCACCAGGCGAACATGCGTATCATCGACGAGTTCGCCAAAGTGCTGAAGCTCCCCGAATCGGTCCTGATCGGCCGTGACATCGAGACGACAGGCAACACCTCAGCCGCGTCGATACCGCTCGCGACGCACCGGCTCCTGCAGGAGCATCCTGAAGCCTCCGGCGGCCTCGCGTTGCAGATCGGCTTCGGCGCCGGACTCGTATTCGGGTCTCAAGTCGTGGTACTTCCTTAA